GGTATTGACCCATTCAAGAGCCGGGCTGGCTACTGCAGCAATCACAAAGAAAAATGCTACTATGAGAAAGACACTACTCTTTTTTCGCCATACCGTCGATGAGTGCTGTCGCTTCCTCAAGAAGCCGCTTGTCCAAATCTGTTTTCGGTTTTTTGTGTCCCACATACCAATTCAACATTCCTTTCGCATTATCTTCGTCGCCGTTTGCCAATAACACAAACCCTGTGCTCAATGCGACGTCACTAAGATCAAATCCATACACATCGTTGTAGGGGAGAACAGCCGGACCCGCTAGATCCGGAACGCATCTCCAGTAATCATCCACTGCCTGAATAACCTTGCCGGCATCCTTGCTGTCATTCAAGTTTGTATAGGCCAATATCGTTTTTTCCGAAAACACAAACATTCCCGCGAGCCAAGGGTACTTGGTATCTAGATCGCTTAGTGTTCCGATTTCCGGTGGTTTTTTGGGTACTTTAAATTCATGCGGCAGTTTTGCCTCCGCTTGTTCTAGGACCGCTTCGGCTTTTTTCGGCATTCCCATTTGACGATAGGATCCAGCAAGCATGTTGGCATACATAGAATTCATGTTTTTATAATTAAAGAGCAAAAATACAACGTCCTGGTAATGACCCGCTCGATAATGATAAATCACTAGCCAGCGCATATATGGGTCATATTCTTTTGCGGTAGGAAATTCCTTTTGCGCTCCTTCTAAAATCTTGGCAGCGTCTTCATACTTTCCGGTTTTCGCCATTTCGTTGGCTTTCACAAAAAATGGCATCAATCCTTCTGTTTTTCGCTTATCGGACGCGTCTTTCTCCTGCTGAGCGATAGCCTTTTCCGCAGCGCCTCTGATTTTTTTTCTAAACACTGTCGACTCCCCGTTATCTGCTTCGGCTGCAAAGGCGCTTACATCCGTTGCAAGCAGACAAGCTAGCGTCAACGCTGCGAGCCATTTTTTTTTCATTCTTACTCTCCTTTTTCAAAATTTTTATGGTTCTTTCCGTATACTAAAAATAAGCTCATATTTAAAGTATACGCAGAAATTTTGATTTTGAATGGAATAGGAGGTCAAGAATGGATATTTTGCGTCAACTTATCCCGCTGGCTGTTATCGCAATGAAGTGGGAATTCCTTTTGGTCAGTGTGGAAGTCATATTCCAAAAAGACTGGGGAGGCCCACTCCTGTTTGCTGATCTACTTACCCTCTTATTAACGTTTTTACCAAGGCAATTCCCCTATGTAAATGC
The sequence above is a segment of the Anaeromusa acidaminophila DSM 3853 genome. Coding sequences within it:
- a CDS encoding tetratricopeptide repeat protein, translated to MKKKWLAALTLACLLATDVSAFAAEADNGESTVFRKKIRGAAEKAIAQQEKDASDKRKTEGLMPFFVKANEMAKTGKYEDAAKILEGAQKEFPTAKEYDPYMRWLVIYHYRAGHYQDVVFLLFNYKNMNSMYANMLAGSYRQMGMPKKAEAVLEQAEAKLPHEFKVPKKPPEIGTLSDLDTKYPWLAGMFVFSEKTILAYTNLNDSKDAGKVIQAVDDYWRCVPDLAGPAVLPYNDVYGFDLSDVALSTGFVLLANGDEDNAKGMLNWYVGHKKPKTDLDKRLLEEATALIDGMAKKE